The genomic segment GGCGAATCAAACAAATTTCGGGTATCAATGAGCTCACATCCGACGGTTAGGTTGTTGTGGTAGAACTGCAGGCTGATGGGGGGACAGTAGCCATCGAAGTCTTTACGGAAACACCTGCCGGAATCTGGGTCCATCTCGAAGCTGTCCACCTGACAGGGATTGGGCACACAGTCCACTTCACCATTTTCATTAAGGTCTATGAAGAAACCGAAGTCACAGCGGCCCCGCTCGCGGCGCCCGACGCACTGGCCACTCCACGGGTAGTAGAAGTGGTCCTTCTCGCAGTCGCAGTAAGTGTTGCCCCGCTGGTCGAGGTAGAGGATCTGTCCCTCGCCGCACACTGTGGGGTCTACCGGATCGACACACTGTTCTCGGTACAAGAGTTGTCCAGTGGGGCAGGGCCTTGGTCGACACTCGGGTTGACACTCCGCTACCATTACTACCCACTCTTCTTCAGCGCACGGCTTGTTTTGAAAAAGTGTATATGTAATACCATTGTAGGAAATCTTAAGCGTTTCATCGAGAACACAGTCGCCGGTAGCCTCAGTGGGTTTGGTGGCGCGGTTCAGGTTGGGAAGGACAAGGTCTGGAGCCGCGTCACCCGAATGTTCAGGAAATCCACTTCCGGCATCACCAGGCACATCTCCAGGAAACCTGATAGACCTAGCATGCTCCAGTGTCTCTCCAACAGCGGCAGAAACCAGCCCTCGTGCTGGCTGCTCAGGAACAGTGTCGGAGAACGAGGAGATGCCACGAGGAGCATGTCTTCGTCGGAGGGGCAGGCTGAAAGTGTCTGCAGGCGGAGTGTCGCTGAAAATTTCTGTATCTTTGTAGTCAAATATGAAGGGCATCGGCGAGGCGTCAGTAAAGACGCCACGCCCTGCACAGCATGCTACCAGCAACGTCAAGAAGATGAACATGCTAGGCGGTGTTCCTCAGCTGAAGAGACTAACGATATTCCCACTCCTGTGTAGTGTGGTGCCTCACTGCTGcatctgccgccgccaccagctTATATGCAAACTGAGACGCGTGTTGTGTTAGATGCCAAGTATTGCTAACATTCATAAGTATCTGGACTACATTTCGTTTCATGGATGGATTTCGAAGACAGACCATGTAAACCACATATGTACCAGTGCCGCGCACGTAAACCATCAGCAACCTACTAAAAATGTGGCTGTTCGTATTTGTGGTACCGTACATACTGtggcgtggtggcggtggcagttcATAGTGGCAGCAGCGAGCCACGGGAGTCCCACCACGTGATGCCTCTGCAAGGCTTGTCCGTTTGTTTTTGGGGAGCGGggttggggggaagggggggggaaGACGTGTGTGGCCCGCTTCATGATGTAACACACTCACCTGAAAGGACCACTTAAAAATTCCAGggtatatttttcatgtatgACTTACGGCACGCACGTCGTAGGCAGGCCTGACATGTGCTTGTTGGGTGTTACCTGAGGAGTGCCTTTAGTGCATGAGTGTGTATGAGGCGTAGGTTCACCTGGCTGCAAGGAATACCAACAGCACGGTGTGAACACGAGATACAAGAGAGTTTGCGGCGGGAAACAAGTAAATGAACGGATATTTAGGAAAGATGGCCaccgaaaagagaaaaaaaaaaataagtgagagTCAGAATGTGACCAGAGTGACATCATGCATGGCGgacacaagaggaaggaaaagggagggggagggaatgcAGTGCTGCGCCGCAAGTGACTGCCACCGTCACCTGGTGACGCCACTCTGTCATGATTGCGACATtctctatcatcaccattacatccactaccaccaccaccactaccacaacagcagcaacaacaacactcccTCTTACCAAAGCGAGGCACAACAGGGTTCAAGATCAGGTTGAACATGTTGAGCCACGTCAGGACTCGAGCAAGGCAAGGTCGCCCTAAGTCACCTATAAGAAGGCCTCGTCTCCGCCTTCCCCACAGTGAGCGAGGCATTCATATTACGCCGGCACCATTGCACTGACACAGTTTGCAGCTCAAGTGGTTGATGGTCCATATGATGTGTCAAGGTGGTGCgc from the Portunus trituberculatus isolate SZX2019 chromosome 48, ASM1759143v1, whole genome shotgun sequence genome contains:
- the LOC123498970 gene encoding LOW QUALITY PROTEIN: uncharacterized protein LOC123498970 (The sequence of the model RefSeq protein was modified relative to this genomic sequence to represent the inferred CDS: inserted 1 base in 1 codon); protein product: MFIFLTLLVACCAGRGVFTDASPMPFIFDYKDTEIFSDTPPADTFSLPLRRRHAPRGISSFSDTVPEQPARGLVSAAVGETLEHARSIRFPGDVPGDAGSGFPEHSGDAAPDLVLPNLNRATKPTEATGDCVLDETLKISYNGITYTLFQNKPCAEEEWVVMVAECQPECRPRPCPTGQLLYREQCVDPVDPTVCGEGQILYLDQRGNTYCDCEKDHFYYPWSGQCVGRRERGRCDFGFFIDLNENGEVDCVPNPCQVDSFEMDPDSGRCFRKDFDGYCPPISLQFYHNNLTVGCELIDTRNLFDSPIAKSCPAGSRVGFLGNCRQXVVVPSITSRPRSITGRCRAGTIRSDDGTCRRLNTYIG